The sequence below is a genomic window from Microbulbifer hydrolyticus.
GCGATCGCCACGGCGCTCGACCTCGCGCAGGACCACAGCGACCCCAACCTGACTCTCTTGTCAGCCAAGCCCAACTAAGATATAAATCCCACCCCGGGTGATCGTTCTTTTTTTAGCCAAAAGCTTGCCGATCACCCACACCACACTATTAAACAGAAATAAACTGCTGTATCCGGCCGCCGATCGCACCGGATTTGCGGGTGGGATGAGAAGAATTGAACTTCAGGCACTGGGCAGCACTGTCATTGACCGGTCTGCTGGTACTCACTAAGAGTGCCGCTGCTGCCTGCCCGGAATCCGGGGTTCAGATCGCCAAAGGTCCGCTTTCCCGTGCCCTGATCGCCCTCGGCCGCGAATGCCGGGTGTCCCTGGTTGTCCAGGACAACAGCGCCGCCTCTATATATATCCCCGAGCTACACCTCGAGACGCCCGATGGCAGCATCGCCCCCGCACTTCACCAGTTGCTGGAGAGGACGACGCTGACCTTCACCCACACCGGCACCAATGCGATTGCCGTTGTGGCCCGCAGCGAAGATTCAGAGGACGAGGCTGCCGAGTCCCCCCTGCTGCCGGCTGAAGAAGTCACCGTGACCGGCCGCAACCTGACCGGTAGCCACCTTCGCCACCTGAAGCTGGACAGTTACGCCCCTATCGATGTGCTCGCCCAGCCAGAACTGGAAATTACCGGTGCCCAGACCATTGCGGAACTGCTGAAATTCTTGCCCGCGGTATCCGGTAACTCCACCAGCACTTCTGTCACCAACGGCGGCAACGGCACCGCCACCGTGACCTTGCGCGGTCTGCCCGCCAGTAACACACTGGTTCTAATCAATGGCCGCCGTATCGTCAACAACGGCTTCGGAGGCGAAGCGGCCGACCTGAACACCATTCCGCTGTCGGCCGTCGACCGTATTGAAGTTTTGAAGGACGGCGCCTCGGCGGTATACGGATCCGATGCCATTGCCGGGGTAGTCAACATCATCCTGCGCAGGGATTTTGACGGTCTCTCGGTCAACAGTTACTACGGCCAGGCGGAGCGCGGTGACCAGCAGACCAACTCCTACAGCGTGACCTGGGGAGCGGGGGACGACGATCGTCATCTTATGTTCAGCCTGGCGGATTACCGCCAGGGCGAAATTTACAGCCGCGACCGCGCCCTTTCAGCCTCGGCGGACAACCGCGCACGGGGCGGTACCGACCTGCGCTCCTCTGCCTCGCCCCAGGGATATATCGCGCTGTCCGACGGTGTAGTGACCAGCACGGAAAATGGTTACGACACCTGGACCCCGGAAGACCTGTATAACTTTCGCGAGTACACCTCCGCACTGGTGCCGTCAGAAAGGCAATCCCTGTATGTCGCAGGCAACCAGAACCTCAGTGAATCCGTGGAAGCCTACGCGGAGCTGATGGCGATACGCACACGCTCCGAATCCACCATGGCGGCCACACCGGTATTCACCCGATTCGACAATGGCGACCTGACGATATCTGCCGATCAAATCCACAACCCGTTTGGTGAAGAGATCACTGACGTGCGCAAGCGGGTACTGGAGCTCGGCCCACGGGTGCAGTACAACAGCACGGATACCTGGCGCCTGAACACTGGCCTGAAAGGGACGGTGGAAGACTGGCAGTGGGAACTGACTGCAGCGGCGCATTACACCCGCGCAAAAGAACGCCTCAGTAACCTGATCAATCCAAACCGGCTCTCCACTGGCCTGAAAGGCGCCGACGTCTGCAATGCAGACGCCGGTTGCGTTCCGGTAAACCTGCTGGGTCCTTCAGGCAGCATCGACCAGGCGCAGCTGGATTACATTCGCGGAGAAAACCGTGTCAGCGGCGCCACCCGCATGGCCTCCCTCACCTATGTCGCCAACGGCCCGCTGGGGCATAATCGCGCCGGCGATATACTTGCGGCAGCCGGCGTGGAAATTCGGCGCGAAGCCATCGACTTTACCTCGACGGATGCCAGTGGGCTGTCCCTGATTGGCGGTGTCGCCTCCGGCGCGGCACAGGGAGAGCGCCTGATCGGGGAAGCCTTCGGCGAGATCTCCGTGCCGTTGATCGCGAAATCCCTGTGGCTCGATGGCGCCGTGCGCTATTCCGATTACAGCGATTTCGGCAGTACTGCCAATCCCAAAATGGCATTGCGCTGGCGCCCATGGCCATCCCTGCTGTTACGCGCCAGTTACGCAACCGGCTTCAAGGCACCGACACTGGTCGACATGAACCAGACCGGATCACAGAGCCAGGAGTTTCTTTTTGACCCCTGCACCAACAGTAATGCAGCCTCGTTGCCGGGATGCAATGGCCGCGCAGACCAGGCCCGTATCCAATACCTCACCGAGTTTGGTGGTAACCCGGACCTTCAACCGGAAACCTCTGACAACCGCTCGCTCGGCATCGTGTGGACACCGGGAGACTTTACCGGCTTTCACGCGAGTCTCGACCTGTTTGATATCCGCCAGAACGACGTTATTGATACCAACCCCCAGTACCTGATCAACCAGAACGCGCTAAATGGCCTGTTCAGCGATCGCGTGCTGAGGGATGACAAGGGTGACATCACCCGCGTGGTTGCCACGCGCCTGAATATTGGTGCACGCGAAGTCCGGGGTGTGGACGCCAGCATGCGCTACCAGTATCAATCCCGGGAGCTGGGGTTGATCCGCTGGTCTATTAACAGCAGCCACATGGCCAGCTACCTGAACCAGCTGGCCCCCGGGAGCCCTGTCGAAAACCTCGCTGGCACCTTTGTCGATTCCGCCAGTGGCGGCGCCGGTTCCCTGCCGGAATGGAAAGCCAACACCGGCATTTACTGGAAGCGTGGCCGCTGGGAAGGCGGCTACACCGTGCACTACGTCGACGAGCTTGAAGAAAGCTTCACGCTTAACAATGAGTCCGTCACCCGCTCTATCCACAGTTGGTCGACGCACGATCTGCAACTCGCCTATGGCGTCCCCCTCGGATTCCGTTTCGCCATCGGTATCGACAACCTGCTCGATAATGCCCCCCCCTTTGCCGCATCGGCATTCAATGACAATTTTGATGCGCGCACCTATGATTTAGCCGGTCGCTACTGGTACACCACATTCAGCTTCAACATGTGAAGCAAGCACCGCCAATCGATTTCACAACATCCCATTTTCCCCCCTATCCTGATTGCTGACCTCCTTACCCTGGAGCATTCACAGTTCTGCCCGGCCGACGATTTTTCGCCGGTATTTCGCTGATTTCGTTGTTCCGGAGCGATTAAGCGATCGCACAGATACCCAAGCGACGGGCTCAATGGCCTCACTGCCCACCTTCCAATAAAAACCAGCGCACATGCTGTTCGCATTTCTCACCTTTTTTGACGTCACAATCGGCCCCCAAGAACCAAAGGCGCAATTTCATTCACGAATATCCTTGAATGAAGAAAAATTGTTCTAGGGTTGATAGCAAGCCTCTGTTGATAGAAGTGTGCAGTTGTCAGGGAGGGCATGGCCATATTCGGCGAACATCACCGGTATCAGGAGAGGTATACCATGGACAAAACCCGTCTTTCTCGGGCAATCAAGGGCGCGATCGCAGCTGCCGCCGTCACATCCAGCTTTTCTACCGTTACTATTGCTCAGGATGTACAGGCGCAGGTTGAGGAAATTGTTGTAACCGGTTCTCGCATTCAGCGTGCGACGGACGCCAATAGCGCCACCCCGATCAGTGTCTTCGACGCAGCGCAGCTGGAACAGTCAGGCCAGACAACTCTGGAAGACTTCCTGCAGGACATCCCATCCATGACAGGTGGCCAGCTGGGGTCATCCGTCAACAACGGCAGCGCCGGTCTCGCGACCGTATCTCTACGCGGCCTTGGCTCATCCCGTACATTGATTCTGATGAATGGCCGTCGACTCAGCTCATCCGGCGGAGCAACCGGCGTGGTGGACCTGAACACCATTCCCACCTCCATTATTGAGCGTGTTGAAATTCTCCGCGACGGCGCATCCACCATTTACGGTTCCGATGCGATTGCCGGGGTAATCAACATCATCACCAAGAAAGGGTTCGAAGGTGCAGAGTTGACCTTCGACTACGGCTCTTCCACCCACGGTGACGGAGACGAGTATCTGGCGGCGATGACCCTCGGCGCGTCCAATGACCGCGGCCATGTGATGCTCAATGCCCAGTACACCAAGCGCGATGAAATCGGCCAGGGGGATCGCAGGTTTTCAGAGTGCCCGCTGCGAGAAATTGGCGGCAATGTGGTGTGCGGCGGTAGTGCGACCACCACACCGGCGCGCTTCTCTCCTACGGCAAATTCCGATCAGCTGATCGTTGACCCCATTACCGGTGAGGTTCGGGACTTCAATGCCGCCACCGACGCGTATAACTTCGCCGCGGTCAGTTACCTGATCACGCCGCAGGAAGTCGCCTCAATGTACGGCTACGGCACCTACGAACTGTATGACTGGAAGGACGTCACGACGTTTAACGCGTTCAGCGAGCTTTCATTTGTAAACCGCCGCTCAGACCAGCTGCTGGCAGCCGAGGGTACCTTCTGGGGCCCCGAAGTGCCCATCACCAGCCCCTATAACCCGATTGGCGAGCCGGTCAACATCGGTCGCCGCCTGGAAGAGACGGGCGGCCGGGCCTTTTCCCAGGACCTGAACACCTGGCGTGGCGTTGTTGGCCTGGAAGGTGAGTTCTGTAATGAGTGGACCTGGGATCTCTCCTACAACTATTCGCGCTGGGTCGACACCCAGATCGATCGCGGCCGCGGCAATACCGTCCGCTTCCAGAACCTGCTGGATCCCGTCGCCTGCGCGGCAGATGAAGAATGTTCCGCAGCGCTGGCAGATTCTGGCGGTGTACCCGCCTGGAACCCCTTTGTGGAAGGATCGCTGACCCCGGCCATGCAGGATTATGCGCTGGTTACCAACTCACCAGTGGAGCGCTCCAACCTTCGCAGCTTCCAGGCCAACCTGGTCGGCGACTTTGGGGACTGGAGCCTGGCGAGTGAGGCACCGCAGTGGGCAGTCGGTTATGAAAATCGCGCAGAGCGCGCTGAAATTGTTCCGGACGGCGCAGCGCAAATCGGGCAGATCTACTTCGTGAGCGGTGATGCCTGGGGCGGTAACTACAGCGTCGACGAGTTTTATGGCGAGGTACGGGTACCCATTCTGGACGGACGCCCCTGGGCACAGGTCCTGGCCTTCGAAGCCTCCTTCCGCTACTCGGATTACAGTACTATCGGCGATGACACCACCTTTGGTGTTGTACTTGAGTACGCGCCACTGGATCAGCTTCGTTTCCGCGGCACCTATTCAGAGGGCTTCCGTGCACCGGGCCTGGACGACCTGTTCCTGCCCCCCACCGTCTCTGCGGAAACTTACGCAGATCCCTGTAATGAATACGGTGCAGGCGACAACGCCAACGTGATCGCCAACTGTCAGGCGGACGGTATCGCCCCAGGCACCACGATTGCCTCTACCCAGGCCACCGGCCTGTTCGGCGGCAACCCCGACCTGGAAGCGGAAAAGTCCGAAAGCTGGACTCTCGGCATTGTATGGACCCCGACGTGGACCGACGACCTGGGCTTCACCGTGGACTACTTCGATATCAGTATCGACGATGCGATCGGCACCCTGACCACCAACACCATCGTGCAAGGCTGCTACGAAAGTGCCAACTTCAGCTCGCCGCTGTGTGACCTGATTACCGGCGCACCGGCAGTGGGCACCAGCCCGTCACAAGGAGCGCCGACCCGACGCGCCTCTGACCTGACCATTGCAGGCCAGCTGTTGAACAGCCAGAACGTCGCCACCTTTGAAACGTCCGGTGTCGACCTCGGCTTCGACTACAGCATCGACGCAGGACCCGGTGTAGTGACCGTCAATGCAACAGCAACCTATTTGCACGAATGGAAGTACCGTGGCAGCTCCGAAGACCCCACCGTTGACCTGGCGGGCTACTTCGGCGCAGACCCGGTGACCACCGCCATCGTGGCCTTCCCCGAGTGGAAGTTCTACGGCACCGTGGGCTATGAGTACGACTGCTGGAGCGCCTTTACCACCGTGCGCATGCTCGGCGAAGTGGACGACTTCGACCCGTCCCCCGGTGACCTGGCCACTCACATCGATACCACCTGGTACCAGGATGTGAACTTCAACTATTTCCGTTGGGAAAACGTCACCTTGACCGGTGGTATCCGCAACGTATGGAATCAGCAGCCTCCGTACGTCACCAACAATGACGACATGAACACCCTGATGAGAAGCTACGACACCGTCGGCCGCTTCTTCTACGGTAGCGTGTCCCTGAAGTTCTAAAACTCTCCGGCCCCGCCACTCTGGCGGGGCCTCCTTTCTCCCCCTCTCTTACTATTCCCGGCCCCCCTCGATCCAATTCAGAAAATTAGACGATCGTCCCCAGATCAGGAAGGCCATGCATGCCTTACCTGTCATTTGTTCCATGCTTATTATTTTTTGAATTTCTTTTGAGGGAACTTATTCCTCATCCGTTAAATACTCGTTGGGAAGAGAATGACCGCTTGGGGGTAGTCGTTCTCACACACGCCAAATCTGGCAACACAATATAAATCCAACGATCAAGAGAGGATTTACAATGAAAAAGAACCTTCTGTCCGCAGCGGTAACTGCTGCGATCCTGGTTCCTGCTATGCCCACGTTTGCGCAGCAAGACGCACAAATGGTAGAAGAGGTTGTCGTTACTGGTTCACGTATCAAGCGCCAAGACTTGGAATCAGTTAGCCCCTTCACTTCTATCAGCTCAGAAGAATTCAAAATCTCCGGCAACCTGAACGTCGAGCAGAAGCTTGCGGAACTGCCGCAGACCATGCCCAGCTTTGGCCCTAGCTCCAACAACCCGGGTGACGGCACCGCTCGTGTCGACCTGCGTGGTCTGGGCTCTTACCGTACCGTCGTTCTGGTAAATGGCCGTCGCTACATCCCGTCTACCCAGACTGGCGTTGTCGACCTGAACACCATCCCGGGCACCCTGCTCAAAAATGTTGACGTTGTAACCGGCGGTGCTTCCGCGGTATACGGTTCTGACGCACTGGCAGGTATTGTCAACTTCCAGATGGTTGACGACTTCGAAGGCGTACAGATCACTTCTCTGCACGACGTAACTACCGAAGGTGATGGCGCCAAGTCCAACATCGACCTGACCATGGGCGGCAACTTTGCCGATGGCCGTGGTAACGCCGTAGTCTACGCCTCCTGGTCTGAGCGTGAGTCCGTAATGCAGGGCGACCGCGACTTCTCCAGTGTTGCACTGACTGAAAGCGGTGGCCAGCTGATTGCCGGCGGTTCTTCCGGTATTCCTGGCACCCTGGTATTCGACACCGGAACCACCTTCAACTCCGACGGTACTTCCCGCGCTTTCCAAGATCCGGCTGACCGCTTCAACTACGCTCCAGACAACTATCTGCAGCTGCCGCAAGAGCGCTTCCTGATCTCCTCCTTCGCGCACTACGACATCAGCGAAAATGCCACCGCCTACGGTGAAATGGCATTCGCGCACAACGAAGTGCCTCAGGAACTGGCCCCGACTCCGGCGTTTACCACTATTTCTGTAAACCCGAACACTCCGTTCTTTGATGCCGCTTACCAAGACGAGCTGCGCCAGATGAACATCGATGCTGGAGTGGACGTCAACACTCCGGTTGATCTGTTCGTTGGCCGCCGCATGGTTGAGAACGGTTCTCGTCAGTCCCTGGACACCCGTGATGCCTTCCGCATCCTGGCCGGTGTTCGCGGTGACATTAACGATGACTGGTCTTACGACACCTACTACAGCCACAGCAACCTGGAAAATACCAACCTGCTGAACAACGACGTTGCAGCGTCTCGTTTCCGTCAGGCGCTTCTGGTAACCGATGACGGCATGGCGTGTCAGGACACCTCCAATGGCTGTGCTCCGCTGAACATCTGGGGTGCCGGCAACATTTCCCAGGAAGCAATCGACTTCATCAATGTTGGCGCCACCAACAAAACCAGCATCACTCAGGAAGTATTCTCCGCGAGCGTATCCGGTTCCCTGGCAACCCTGCCAACCGCAGATGAGGCGGTCGGCGTCGTATTCGGTATCGAGCACCGTAACGACGAGTCCACCTACCGTCCGGACTCCTTCCTCTCCGCTGGTGACGTACTGGGCTTCAACGCCGGTAAAGCCACCGTTGGTAGCTACAGCGCCGACGAAGTCTTCACCGAAGTTAACGTACCTCTGGTACAAGGCAAGGCGGGTGTTGAGAGCCTGACTCTGTGGGGCGCTGCGCGTTACTCCGATTATTCCAACATCGGCGGCGTAACTTCCTACGCAACTGCTCTGAACTACGCACCGATCGACATGGTGAAAATCCGTGCTGGTTTCCAGCAAGCGGTTCGTGCTCCTAACGTTTCCGAGCTGTTCCTGGGTCAGTCCAATGGCTTCCCTTCAGCTGACGACCCCTGTGCAGCTGGCAACGTGACCGCTGAAACTGATACTGCTCTGTGTTCCGCCACTGGCGTGACCGCTGGCAGCTTCAACCAGGCCAACTCCCAGATTGAAGGTCTGTTCGGTGGTAACCCGGACCTGCAGGAAGAAACTTCCAACACCTTCACCTTCGGTGTTGTGGTTGAACCGATGGACGGCCTGGACGTAGCACTTGACTACTACAACATCGAAATCGAAGACGCGATCGACGTTCTCGGCGGTGGTGTAAACAATGTTCTGGACCTGTGCTACAACGTTGTTAAGGACATCAGCTCTCCGTTCTGTCAGGCGATTACCCGCCGCAGCGATGGCAACGTTCAGATCGTAGAAGTTCTGAATGAAAACATCGGCTTGATCGAAACCAGCGGTATTGACCTCAACGTCAACTACGGTACTGATCTGGCCTTCGGTATTGATGGCGGCTCTTACCTGAGCGTTGCCTTCAACAGCACTTACCTGCTGGACTTCGATCAAACTCCGATCGCTGATCTGCCTGAGCGTGTAAACTACTGTGCAGGCTCCTTCGGCAACACCTGTGGAGCTCCGCGTCAGGAGTTCAACTGGAACAGCCGTATCACCTGGTCCAGCGGCCCGCTGACTCTGTCCGCACTGGTTCGCTACCTGGGTGAAAGCGATGACGATGTGATCGCGAACAGCGACGTTGCTGCTTCCGACCTGGTTGTACCGACTATCGATGCAGAAACTTACCTGGATCTGAGCGTTGGCTACGCCATGAGCGAAAACCTGGACCTGAACGTTGGTATCAAGAATGCCCTGGACACCGAACCGACTCCGCTCGGCGATGCTCAGGAGCAGGCAAATACCTTCCCGTCCACTTACGACCTGCTGGGTCCGCGCTACTTCCTGAGCGCGAGCTACAAGTTCGACTAAGTTGAACCTGTAACCTAAGGTAGTATGGAAACGGCGAGCTTTGCTCGCCGTTTTCAATTCCAATGAACACAATGAAGAATCAACCGATCAATCCAGCGCTACTTAATCAACTGTTTGCACTCATCAACAGCGGACAGTCCAGAGCGGCTCTGCCAGAGATACACCGGCAATTAACGCTGTCGCCCACCGAGCCAAACCTCTTGCACCTGGCGGGAATCGCCAGCGCTGCTACTGGCAGGAACGCTGAAGCCCTTTCCTATTTCAAAAAATCACTGCAATCTGCCCCGAATCAGCCAGCGGTTCTCAATAATTTGGCGAATTTGCTCAAAAAAATGGGAGAGATCTCAAACGCCAAGATCCACTTTCAGAAAGCAGTATCACTTAGCCCGAATTTCCTGGAAGCCCAACTTGGCCTGGCCACCCTTGAGTATGACCAGCAGTCCTACGGCGAAGCACGCAAAATAGCGCTATCGGCACTGGACGCGCACCCAAAGAACCTTCCCGTACTGAACCTACTCGGAAACATCAGCAAGAAGACTGATGAATTCGAAAAAGCGATAACATTTTTTGAGCAGGCGTTGTCGATCAAGCCGGAGTACGTCCCCGCCATTTATGGTCTGGCGGCAACGTATTCAGAAATAGCCCTCGATGAAAAAGCACTGCCACTATTTGAAAAGGCATCCAGGCTACGCCCGAACACAGCAGAGATTGAATACTCCCTTGCGCTCACTCAATTAAATCTGAACAGGTTTGACCAGGCAGAAGCAAACCTTAAGAACCTGATTGCGATTCACCCGCTTTATATCGACGCGCACAAGACCCTTAACGAGATTTACTGGCAACAAGGCAAGAAGAGTGCGTTCTGCGCGAGCTACGTTGCGGCGCGATCCAGTAACCCGAAGAGTACTGAACTGACCATTTCGCACGTTGAAAGCCTGTTAGCTGCGGGCGACGTCGCCGAAGCCGAACATGCCCTTGAGAGTGACTGGGCAGACTCCTCGAACCCCAACATACAGTTCTTAAGGGGAAAAATCGCCGAAGGACGCTCCCAACTTAGAGAAGCCCTTCCGCTCTATGAGTCCTCCTACGAACAACTAAAAACGACAGACATTGCCAAACAGCTGATTACTGCTCAAATCCAATGTCAGCAATTTGACAAGGCCCAGGAATTGCTTACGCAACACCTGCGTCGATACCCTGATGACCAGCTATTATGGGCCCTACAGGGAACATGCTGGAAAATGACGGACTCTGAAAAATACGAATGGCTAATACAAGACAACCGATTCATCCAGGAGTTTGAAATACCGACTCCCGATGGCTTCGCCTCTCTGGATGATTTCCTGGACCAATTGAAAGAACACCTTTTGGCCATACACAATCTTGAAGCCCAACCGTTAAATCAGTCCGTTAGAGAAGGCATTCAGACCCCCGGCAGACTGTTACACAAACCCAACCCGGTCATTCAGGCCCTGAAAGCGAGCTTCACCGAGGTCGTCAGCCATTATATCGAGTCAATGCCTACCGACACTTCACACCCTTTGCTACGGCGCAAATCCAGTGATTTCACGTTTTCAGGGTCGTGGTCGGTGCTATTGAGGGGCGGCGGGCACCACGTTAGTCACGTCCACCCGGCCGGCTGGATCAGCTCCGCGTTCTATGCGGCGGTCCCACCCAACGCATCCAGGGATAAACTGGCTGCGGGCGACATCTATTTCGGGCAATCGCCGTATCAGCTTGGGGAGCGTGACGATATTGAGTGTCATTTAACACCCACTGCAGGAAAACTCGTTTTATTTCCTTCGTTCACCTGGCACGGAACCGTTCCCCTGCCACTGGAAAAGAACGCCCCGAAGAGGATAACAACGCCCTTTGACGTTACGCCAAGAAGCGGTCATTTAAACTAACTGGCATCCGTGTCTCGCCGCAGCCAACCGGTAATGGAGTAGCGGCTGGTTGCGGCAAACGGGGTGACATAGGACACGGAATGCTTTTGGGGGACTTTGAATACATTGATCGCATTAAATGCAGGGACCAAGCTCCCTACAACGTTCTCTTCCCCATCAAAAAGGTGGAACAGCCCACCCCAGTCCGGACTCCAGTTTTTTGTCAGGTTGATTACATATGCAGCAACACGATTTTTCCCCGAGACATTGTCGTCATGGATTTTCAGAAAGTGCCCTCGGTCATAGCTGGTCGCCTGAACGTCAGCAAACGCTATTGACTCTTCACCGGTCAAAATTCTCATGAGCGAAAGGAAGGGCTTGCTGTTCACCAGCTCATATAGATTATTCAGTGGATTGCCTGGCAATATATTATTCTTATAAATATCGAACACAGGGATACTCTTGTAAAAATAGCCAAAGGTATCCGTAGCACTCTGCCAAATATATTCGTTCAGGGCCTTTTTCTGTTCTTCACTCCAGGAACAGTAATCCCGGTAACTAAGATCGACATGCTTCCCCTGGCGATTGAACACCAGGTTCCACTCACTCTGCGATTCCAGCAATTCCCAAAGCGCATTTGCCGATTCATTATTGAGAAATTCAGAGATCTGAACGAACCCCCGCTTTTCAAAATCTGATGAATAGCGCCGAATATCCAAAGAATCACTAATGTGGTACATTTCAGAGTTACACCGAAAAAATAAAAGCACTCAACTTTCGAACATATCAGGGGACTTCCCCGCCTATTCGAAACCGAACCGACCATTCGCATTGTACCAGAGTAGCCACAGAATCATGAACCAGCCCGACTTATTTGAATCGGCAAAACGCGCCATCAAAAGCGGTAACCTCGGAGAAGCTGAGAAGCTACTCAGGGACAACCTCGGGAATCAAGCTCAGTTCGAAGTTACCCGGCTGATGCTCGCTGAAATTCTAATTCAACGAGGTGACAGCAACTCGGCACAATCGCTGCTACTTGATGTGGTGGAAAAAACTCCAGGCAACCCACACAGCCACATATTACTGGCACATATTTCGAGGCTCAAAGAGAATCGTCCCCAGGCCCGGAAACATCTTCAAGCCGCTTTAAAATCAAGCAGCCTGACCCAGGAGAACCTTAAGTTCATTGCCGACGAATGCGTAGCCATTGAAGATTTCCATACTGCTATTCACGTGCTGAATCACGTAAATCCGATGGATGGAAAGAGCTTCCATAATCTGGGCTACTCTTACTTCCGAATTGGCGAAACAGGCAAGGCACTGCCGATATACC
It includes:
- a CDS encoding tetratricopeptide repeat protein, translated to MKNQPINPALLNQLFALINSGQSRAALPEIHRQLTLSPTEPNLLHLAGIASAATGRNAEALSYFKKSLQSAPNQPAVLNNLANLLKKMGEISNAKIHFQKAVSLSPNFLEAQLGLATLEYDQQSYGEARKIALSALDAHPKNLPVLNLLGNISKKTDEFEKAITFFEQALSIKPEYVPAIYGLAATYSEIALDEKALPLFEKASRLRPNTAEIEYSLALTQLNLNRFDQAEANLKNLIAIHPLYIDAHKTLNEIYWQQGKKSAFCASYVAARSSNPKSTELTISHVESLLAAGDVAEAEHALESDWADSSNPNIQFLRGKIAEGRSQLREALPLYESSYEQLKTTDIAKQLITAQIQCQQFDKAQELLTQHLRRYPDDQLLWALQGTCWKMTDSEKYEWLIQDNRFIQEFEIPTPDGFASLDDFLDQLKEHLLAIHNLEAQPLNQSVREGIQTPGRLLHKPNPVIQALKASFTEVVSHYIESMPTDTSHPLLRRKSSDFTFSGSWSVLLRGGGHHVSHVHPAGWISSAFYAAVPPNASRDKLAAGDIYFGQSPYQLGERDDIECHLTPTAGKLVLFPSFTWHGTVPLPLEKNAPKRITTPFDVTPRSGHLN
- a CDS encoding 2OG-Fe(II) oxygenase, which encodes MYHISDSLDIRRYSSDFEKRGFVQISEFLNNESANALWELLESQSEWNLVFNRQGKHVDLSYRDYCSWSEEQKKALNEYIWQSATDTFGYFYKSIPVFDIYKNNILPGNPLNNLYELVNSKPFLSLMRILTGEESIAFADVQATSYDRGHFLKIHDDNVSGKNRVAAYVINLTKNWSPDWGGLFHLFDGEENVVGSLVPAFNAINVFKVPQKHSVSYVTPFAATSRYSITGWLRRDTDAS